The genomic DNA AGAACTCCAATAATTCAGCGGCGCTGGCGTTGGCGCCTTGCTTCAGGCTGACGGTGGCCACCACCGCCTCGCCCCACTCCGGGTGCGCAGCGCCGACCACCGCCACTTCGCGCACCGCCGGGTGCTCGGCCAACGCGGTTTCCACCACGCTTGGGTAGATGTTGGCGGCACCCGAGATGATCAGAAAATTCTTGCGGTCGGTCAGGTACAGGTAACCCTGGGCATCCAGCCGACCCAGATCGTGCGTCTTGAGCCAGCCATCCACCAGCGCCTGCGCGGTCAACTCGGGCAGGTTCAGGTAGCCGCGCATGTTGGTGCTGGACCGTATCCACACCTCGCCGACCTCGCCCGCCGGCAACGGCTGGCCACGGTCGTCGCGAATGGACAGTTCCATATGCACGCCACCGCGGCCGCAGGAGGTGAGCAAGTCGGGACGGTCGGCCAGGCCGCGCAGGTGATCGTCGTGGTGCAGGAAGCTCACCCAGCCGCCAGTGGTCTCGGTGATGCCATATAACTGCATCATCTCGCAGCCGAACGTTTCGAGCGTGCGGCGGATCAGCGCCGGGCGCGCCGGCGAGGAACCATAGGTGACCAGTCGCAGCGAGGACAGGTCGTAATCGCCGCGGTCGAACTCGTCCAGCAGGCGCTGCATCATCAGCGGCACGATGATGGTGGAGGTCACCCGATAGCGGCCCACAAACTCCAGGAACCGCACCGTCTCGAAGTCGCCGCTGGGCAGCACCACGGTCATGCCGTTCATGAGGTTCATCGAGCCGAGCACGAAGGTGATCCAGCCGGACGCCGTGGGTGGAAACCACACGTCCTCATACCGCAGGCCGATGGCCAGTACCGTGTACACCATGGAATCGCGCATCGCGCCCTGAGTCAGCATCACGCCCTTGGGCAGCCCCGTCGTGCCCGACGTGTAGCTGAGCGCAATCAGGTCATCGTCGGCCAGGTCAGTTGGTTGCGGCGCGCCAGTCGCCGCGTTGATCAGCGTCTCGTAGTCGTATTCCAGCCCATGCTCGCCGCCGTAGCCGATCAGAATTCTGCCGTCGGCGCGGATGTCGGCCAGGATGTCGGCCAGCAGCGGCACGCAGTTGGCCTGTACCAGGATCACCCGCGCATTGCTGTCGCGAATGACATGCATCATCTCGCGCGGCGCATAGCGCCAGTTGATGCCGCAGCGCAGCAGGCCGGTCTTGTAGCACGCGTACAGGTGCTCGTAGACCTCCAGGTGCTCGTGGCTCAGGATGGCCGCCACATCGCCCTGCTTCAGTCCCAGGTTCTGCACAGCGGTGGCCAGGCGGTCCGAGCGGGTGTGAATCTGCTGCCAGCTCAGTGCCCGGTCGCCGTCGTGATAGGCGATTTTGTCCGGGTAGTGCGCCGCGCAGCGGGCAATGTAGTCACGTGGCAGCATGGCCGCCGTCTCCTTGTTGCGGATCTGGTGGGGTCAGAACGCGATCAGGCGGGCTTGAACTTCAGCAGCGGCAAGCCCTCGCCGACGGACTCGAAGGTGGCCTGCACCGGGCTGCCAATGGTCAGGTCGGCATTGGCAACCCCGACCACATTGGCCAGCAGGCGTGGGCCTTCTTCGAGTTCGATCAGGCACACGTTATACGGGACCATGGCCTCGAAGGCCGGGTCGAAGGTGCGATGCATGACCACATAGCTGTAAATCTCGCCGCGGCCACTGGCCTGTCGCCATTGGACCCCGGTCGAGCCGCAGTTCTCGCACAGGAAGGCCCCCGGCGCCAACCAGGTCGCGCAGTCCGGGCAGTGCTGCACCAGCACCTTGCCCTCGGCCATGGCGTCGAAATGTGGACGGTTCAGTTCGTTCAGGACCGGCATCGGCCAGCCCTGGATGCGCGTGATGTCGTACATGGCGGGCTCCTTACAGGCTGGCGTGGGGGCTGGTGATCATGCAGGCGTGATACATCATGCGTCCGCCGTAGGCGGCGGTCAGTACCAGATCGTGCTTGACCTGGCGCTCTCCGGCCGTGCCACGGGTCTGCATCACGCCCTCCGACAGCGGCGTGCCGCCCTGCAGGTAGTAGCCGGACAACTGGCCGCCCCCGGTATTGACCGGAAAGCTGCCGCCGGGTGCCGTCTGGCCGGCCAGCACGAACTCGCCGGCACCGCCGGGCGCGACAAAACCGTACTGCTCCAGCTGCAACAGGATGCAGTAGGTGAATGCGTCATAGACCTGCGCGCAGTCGATATCCTTGGGCCCGACACCGGCCATGGCATAGGCGCCTTCACCGGCCAGCCTGGCGCCGATTTCGATTTCGTTCTCGAAGCCGCGCCGATTGGTCACGCCGCGATGGCCCTGGCCCATGCCATGCACATACACCGCCGGCTGCGGACCGTCGGCAGCGCTGGCTGCGCTGGTAACCACCACCGCTACCGCGCCGTTGACCGGAAACGAGCAATCGAACAGGTGAAACGGATCCACCACATAGGGCGAGTTGTGATGGTCTTCCATGGTGAGCGGTTTTTTCATCATCGCCAGTGGGTTTTTGAGCGCCCACTGCCGGCAGGCGACCGCCACCGCACCCAGGTGGTCCTCGGTCAGTTTGTTCTTGTGCATATAGCGACGGGCCGCCAAGGCGTAGGCC from Immundisolibacter sp. includes the following:
- a CDS encoding class I adenylate-forming enzyme family protein — its product is MLPRDYIARCAAHYPDKIAYHDGDRALSWQQIHTRSDRLATAVQNLGLKQGDVAAILSHEHLEVYEHLYACYKTGLLRCGINWRYAPREMMHVIRDSNARVILVQANCVPLLADILADIRADGRILIGYGGEHGLEYDYETLINAATGAPQPTDLADDDLIALSYTSGTTGLPKGVMLTQGAMRDSMVYTVLAIGLRYEDVWFPPTASGWITFVLGSMNLMNGMTVVLPSGDFETVRFLEFVGRYRVTSTIIVPLMMQRLLDEFDRGDYDLSSLRLVTYGSSPARPALIRRTLETFGCEMMQLYGITETTGGWVSFLHHDDHLRGLADRPDLLTSCGRGGVHMELSIRDDRGQPLPAGEVGEVWIRSSTNMRGYLNLPELTAQALVDGWLKTHDLGRLDAQGYLYLTDRKNFLIISGAANIYPSVVETALAEHPAVREVAVVGAAHPEWGEAVVATVSLKQGANASAAELLEFCRPRLAKYELPKHIEVVEDLPKGLTGKVLKKDIQGWYKTDPRRLPWDPPQD
- a CDS encoding Zn-ribbon domain-containing OB-fold protein; translated protein: MYDITRIQGWPMPVLNELNRPHFDAMAEGKVLVQHCPDCATWLAPGAFLCENCGSTGVQWRQASGRGEIYSYVVMHRTFDPAFEAMVPYNVCLIELEEGPRLLANVVGVANADLTIGSPVQATFESVGEGLPLLKFKPA
- a CDS encoding thiolase family protein; protein product: MASKKPLAAIRGFAMSDLSRQYIGPTWQLAVAAIHRAIADAGLKKSDIDGLLINKSPVATLMDLPMDLLDYAGLKDLTLCGVVEAEGSSGVQMVQQAALAVQAGMAKAVVCVFSDAPIVPGVSTQQAFGMPLPLMGKLGSEAPTGLFGPVAAYALAARRYMHKNKLTEDHLGAVAVACRQWALKNPLAMMKKPLTMEDHHNSPYVVDPFHLFDCSFPVNGAVAVVVTSAASAADGPQPAVYVHGMGQGHRGVTNRRGFENEIEIGARLAGEGAYAMAGVGPKDIDCAQVYDAFTYCILLQLEQYGFVAPGGAGEFVLAGQTAPGGSFPVNTGGGQLSGYYLQGGTPLSEGVMQTRGTAGERQVKHDLVLTAAYGGRMMYHACMITSPHASL